TAAGCcgtcgggttatgtatccaggtaaagtctacGAGGttagggaagttacttgtatgacCGGGCAGACTTCtttattctcgggaattatcagtaaaatacttatgtatgcatgtatgtgattgtgtagTAGAGAAGACGATAATGATGTGATTATAGATGCCATTTTCTCAATTGCTATTGATAGTGAAACATGACTATATGTAtactttgtaaaaatatatattaaacacttcagccgcactatgttgtaacttatttctttcttactgagagatgtctcaccctgaTGATTTATTAATCATTTCAAGTCATTTAGGTGATCGAGCGTAGAAAGCTCTAGGGCAGGGTTAGATTTTGTGAGTAGTTAAAAGAATGGATATGTGTATAGTGCCGTGTTTAATAATTTTatcctagttatgtaatatggagaatatggttgtacctttttatgggtttgtttatatatgtttgtagaactctggtattttatttgagattgtttaattagttctgctacgtgaatggtatcagagacgcgtggaTGGTCTCATAACCCTTCGGGCCCCACATGACGGGTTTGGGGTGTTGCAtaagtggtttaacattaaaattaagttaagtaagaaatgaacatatacttAATATTTTAACTATAACACTAGATGAAAACAATATAAAGAAGgggcagcttagatggtttggacatttgaaacaAGGGTttagtagagcacctgtgaggaggagtgagttagtttgTAATAACTCGAGGAATTTttaaggatctcgtcgacgaacataggggttttgTTGACGAAGATTCTtgagtgtctcgtcgacgaggcgtgtCAACGAAGGCacgcctcgtcgatgaaaagataccgagagggggttttggatGTTTAAAATTATTCGACGAGGAgagaaggttcgtcgacgaactttcttcaggactcgtcgacgaggtgacgtgtctcgtcgatgaagccgactctataaatagtgaaaacttggatttttgaCAGATTTTCAGCGCAAAtcaccctcactctctctctctctctctctctctctctctctctctctctctctctctctctcctctctctctctttctctttctctaaaacacacccctccccttctcttttcgatcccggctctgtttctcgccggatcaaagatctgaggctacaacgacgctcctggtgaaattTTTTGCAAGTATGCTGGAGCTGATTGTTGGTGgaattggtttggaattcatcccaatttcagggtaaggctgttattcaggatttgctttccctgtagttataagaaatgttgtatgcaggaaaatactgatattttgttctagaaaatattgttttcaaggtgttgagtggggaacttTGCTGGTGTAGGGCCATAGTAttgtagggacttttcagaaattaggtaagggaaatatgttatgcaaGTTAGGAGGTTTGATTATATCAACAGAAATCTtacatatatgcatgtataccagttattatgtagtttttagaGAATATGcttttttaaagtatgtgtggcctgagtagatattatttgatgtagaattttatacagttttcccAGTATATGAACTTATACAGAACATACAAATATAGCCAAATATTCACAGATATTATATAGATAGATATGTgtacatatacaatttttatttagATAGTttcacagacagatatatatgtatgtatgtatacagatgtctattcagattagtatatatagtatttacaaaatGCCATGtgttcctaaatgccataacactcagagtatacagacagattacacagatagagtgtacagatagattatacagttataacatcaagatgctacagatgttCAAATATTacatacagtatttatagtacataataatagtgttatggttattttggaaacatgatgaaaatagtaaaaagagtatatatagtaTCGGATCCATGtgagattacagacagatacagtttacagggcatgataccgttgctaaatatagaatagagtgcaaccacatatctcagatagtgtgtgggtaccgtcaaactgtgtttggagaggatgcaactccccaTTTTGCTGGGTTGAGGGAGCCGGTTTGataaggtagcagccagtcccgagcctaggagtggatgcagtttggcaggactgaggtagtatagagtatagtgacttacctggagggccgaccaaagttaagtcccacctacgggccgcacaaccctatcatgaggggtcaaatcatgacatacagagtctcagggaaagagcacagttatgtatatgtatatgtatatgtatacaattttacaatattttttgtatatagtatgatacaagcagtatgaatgataaaaagttcagatgatacaaataatTTAAGCTACTATGCTTGCGATAAATGTGTTTTACTGATTTGCCATATCATAcagttttaaattttattttatagctATACaactcggtcaccacacactagtaatagcatatttccacttactgagcgtcgtctcaccccgttaccttaacatttttcaggtgagccagttgggcgagcggaTCAAACTCGTAGATAGAGAGTTTACTTGATTgtcctagttatagggtaagttttgtgtagagttttgtatttttgagatagtTGATACTGGATAGAGAGATGTGTTATGTAGTTATggtatgaaaatactaaattctgatattgtatatatatatatatacatgtgtgtgtgtgtgtgtgtatgtatggtTATgcgatttatgttttccgctgcataggggtgcccattacatACAGATATcagattaatttaaaaaaaaataatgataaagaagaagatttgggtcgttacatagtTAATATTTTTGGTATGAAAAGGATAGAGGTAAacataaaataacttaaaatgagGTAGTGAAAAagaatttaatagcccttaatctgaTAGAAGAAAATGCTCTCAATCGAATGATTTGGCGAAGAAAGGTTTATACAGTCGACCCCACCTAttgggacttaaggtttgttgTCGTTGTTGTATAAAACTTTTTTCACTTCAATGCTAAATTCCTAATTGATAGTATTTCaccaaaattttgattttctaaTATCCATATGctacaattttatttattgaatgcttaatatatatatatatatatatatatatatatataataaggatAATGTCAAATTATTGCAGTCCATACTTAACTAACTTTgttattaaattttatattttcttagAGTTcgtgttatttttgaaatatttaattaatattaaatctCATAGGTTAAAAAATCACGAGTTGTCAAAATACTTGCTTGAATTTCATAGTTGACTCATAAGTAGGCCTGGAAAAACGGGTTATAACCCGTTGGGTCACCCGGACCCGTCCATTTAAAACGGGTCCGGGTTTGAGaaagttaacccatttaataattgggcgggtcacgggtcaacccgtttataaacgggttaagtgggtttgggcgggtcacccggCTGGTGGCCCGTTAATTCGCTACTTCAGCCTCCCTTCACTTCATCTTCAAGCCTTCACGGCTCACTGTTCACAATCACACACAgtcacacttaaaaaaaaaaccctaaggctAAGTAAAGTTCCCGACTCCCTGTAGGCTCAATTTTCTGATCAAGCAAGAGGTGGGAATATTTATCTACTTcgaacttttcttcttcttcctcttcttcttcatcttcgtGCTCATCGATCGCCTTTCCCAAACTCGATAATAGCTCGAAATCGACTATTTTCGAATCCCAGTTGATTTCATCAATGTAGATGTCTGGGTCCGGCACGGAAATTTGGCAGGGGCAGGGGAGACCATTGATTTGTGCCCAATATTTGGCTTTTGCATTTCGGAATGCCTCCTCTGCACCGGAGTCTTTCCAATTTGCAATTTTTTCAAAGTGGGGTATAAGTTTCTTGGATTCCAAAACCTTTTTCCAGGGAATTAAACCCACCTGCAAGCAGAAATTTTTTTCCCATTGAGACACGCAGCGCTGCCAGTGCCACTTACCTGAGACAAAGAACAGAGTATTTGTAACACAAATAACTGAAATAAGAAGCAGAGTTTTAATGCAGAATCAGTGCagagtattttttctttttttcttgggagaatgaaaaagaaagaaacccAGAAGAAAAAAATCGAAAGAAGGTTCTGTTCCTGGAAGAAGTACACACGACGATTATGATTAAATGACAGTCTTGGACTTACAGTAATGAGTTCTTCTGTCTGGCATTCGTGGGCAAGGATTTTTCTTTGGAGCTTCTTGATCATGACTCTTGTTGTAAAGTTTCTGAAGTTTCCCATGATGTTTTTTCTCGGAAAGTTGATCCTAGAAATCAAGAACAGAGAGAGAATGAGTTTAGGAAAGTTTGGAAAGAAGAATTAGGATAGAAATCTTTTTATGTGGAAAGTTGATTGGGGCGCAAGTCATCCAAGACCCCCCTTCTCAAACAACTTCATGGAGACTATGTACTGATTTTTGAAATTGAGTCTGCATCCAGCTGCTCCACTCGAACCACTCACaccttgtgtttttttttttaattttacatttttaaaaaaatgcgttcattaaagggatgtattattttttacattttatattCTTTTTATTCAGAAATTAATAAGTAtaattcagtttttttttttaaatgtcattttatacgaaattttaaaataaaaaatatatatatttttaaacgggtgactcgttacccgcccgtttaataaCGGACGGGTTAGGAttggcatgtgtgtgatccgtttaacatcgacccgtttatgacccaaTCCATTTATGACCCGGTCcgttagtgacccgcccaaacccggcccgcccgcccgttttgccaggcctactcATAAGGAAGTTTTAAGTATGCAATAATCAAATAATTTATGGCTtgatttaaattatatttattattttcataaatccTCGTGGGGTAAAAAGAGTATAGAATATATCTCAACTgcaaataaattatatttaattacaTAACTTAAATTTCacaatcaatttttttatttatttatacacatacacacacatatgcatCAAAACAATTGCTTTTTAACTTAAAAAATGTGTGCATTTTCAAGGGAGGCATATGCATGCATTCATTTTCGCGTTCCCCCCGAGCATATATAGTAAATGCAATGGAGAGGACGGATGGAAGCATTACAAACCTTCCAACCACCGCCTCACCACAGTTATTAATAGACTTGCTTGCAGTCACAGTGTCCAATTTACTGCTTCATCTGTCAACTCTCTCTTCCTAGCGAGCGCCCgccctccccctctctctctctcaaagccaAATGGGTAGTTTGAGGTTCTCTGCCGTGTATGCCTTGACGTTAATGGCAGTGGTGATGATGAGTAGCAGCGGTGCAGTCTCAGGCCAAGGCGATCCGTCCATAGGCAGTGCTTCTGGGGGCGCGGCCGGAGGAGCAGAGATGGTGCCGGCAATGTTCGTATTCGGAGACTCTCTGATAGACAACGGGAACAACAACGACCTTCCCTCTTTCGCCAAGGCCAACTACTTCCCCTATGGTATCGACTTTAACGGCGGCCCCACCGGTCGCTTCTCCAACGGCTACACCATTGTTGATGAAATCGGTAACTTCTCCCTTTGTCTCCTCTTCTCCTATTTCTTTCATCcttccttccttcttcttcttctttggttgaTGAAATCGGtaacttctttcttcttctcttctcctattcatttattcttcttcttccttttatctAGCTTAATTATTCTTTTGCTTCATTGCACTCCTCTGTATATCTAGAATAGATAAGCCGTAGCATGGGTTAATGTTCATGTGACGATGCAGCTTTGACCATTTGCCACTCTCAAAGGTgagatttttcttttgttttctgtTTTGGTAGCCTCCGGATCGATAGAGTGATGCGCAATCTGCGATACTCCACCTTATCCCTCATAACCCATTCCATGCTTTAAAAAATTTGAATCCAACACGTACCCACATGGAATTGTCCcaacaaacaaaaaataataataagctgTACAAGAGCCCTCAACGGTGGCTGTCAAGATAAATTATACAAGAAACTTATTTTCTTTATTCACGCATTCTTAGTAAAGTtacaagtaaaaaataaaataaaaactttacAACTTGACAACATGGAGATGTAGGTCACTTTTATAATTACTCGTTATTAGGTAATAAGACTCATAATTAAAATATGAGAAAATATTTAAGTGCAGAAGGGTCTAAAGAATGGTTCGTTATCCTAATGAATTAgtcaaatatttaaaaattttcagatatcatcatttcaaaaaataaaaaataaaaataaaaatgaaaataaaaaaaaaaataaaaaaaaaataaccagtTGCACAAACACTCCCacactaaaaaattaattaaactctCCTATCCTCTCCCTTTAACCTATGTGTTGATGAGCCATTCAAATCATTATTAGGTTTCAACCTAGCTACAAAATTTCTtttaaggggatttagtttatgatatgatattaaaatttctttagCTAAAATTTAAAGAATTGGACTTTAAATTTtgttactttttatttttcattttaatttaaaagttttAGTACAAGATATTATAGAATTGTGTTTTGTCTCCTTTTCAAGTTTAATATTAGAGCAAACTTAAGGCTTTAAAGTGTAAATTAGGTCTTTGACACTAGAATGCAAACATAATTTTATACTTAGTCATTATTAATTCCTTGATTAGATGTTCCCAACTGCATATGTCGTTGTACACATGCTTTGAATGGTGCGGAATATCTTATGtatttcaagattttttttataaaaatattatattttaagaaaataatctTGCCTTTGTCGTTATCAATTATCATGCATCATAGAATTAACTTGGGCAAAGCACTAAAATAATAATCAAGGTAGAAAGGCAAAACAACGTATAACataaattaaattaagttttGACGTGTTCATTttctaaaagaacaaaaaaaaagagGTACAAATTTACGTTGGTTCTTAATAATTTCTATAGTTAAAATTAATTgttgtatatataataaaattattataatgcTATTTAAAATATCGCCAAATATAAGTAACAAATCAATTTTCACAAGTTCCAAATTCCAACGCAAAAAAATGATCCTTTTTCCATGGTTGGGGTTTTGGAGAAAACCCATAAAGCTTCCATTGTTTTGACTTAGATGTCACGattcattatatatattattttaggttaaatttttttttttaaaaaaggttttGCTGTAGgtgtaatttaaaacataaaaagtTCTATATCATCTTtacctctttaaaaaaaaaatgtatgtgtTCAGTtcatttaagagagagagagagagagaacttacACCTCACACTAAAGCCTATCCATCTAAAGAGCCTCCCATGCCTTGACATGTACTACACCATGCATGCAGGGAAATCTATTCCCCTTTGACCCCACGCCTTTGGTTTCATCCAATTCATCTAAGTGCATTCAATTGCGGATAGGCTAGCTGCAGGCTAGCTATACGTATATAGCAATCTTctagtttttatatatatatatatatatatatatatatatatatattcatgtatgGTTTTAAGCTTAGTCAATTAATTTGtctcaagaaattaataacagtaaaaaaaaaaaaagaacttttcACAGAAAAATGTATATACTACATTGATCTGTGTAGTTTTTACTGGCCGGTGTCATCAATTTTCTAACAACTTTCCAATATTATTAACACTGATCTGTGTGTGTGAGTTGCAGCGGAACTTCTAGGACTGCCTTTAATCCCCGCCCACTCTGAAGCCTCCGGAGAGCAAGTGCTTCATGGAGTCAACTACGCCTCCGCCGCTGCTGGCATCCTCGATGCCACCGGCAGAAACTTTGTAAGCAATTGATCACTTCTTCATGCCCCGCTCGCATGTCTTGTTTATagcattatttttattatctatttTCTTAACAGTTTTAATTTCATTAATAAAACTAACAAGATATAATAATATTTGGATAAAACTAGTAGCGTATCCATAACTAGTTTAATTAAAGACAAAAGATTTTCAATCCAATTCTCCCATTAATTAATTTGTTAactaggaaattttgaaaagtcaaaatttcAATGTTTAGTCAGAGGATATGTAGTAATTCTTGGTAGCGAGTGGATGAGATAATGACTTGCAATAACTcatttatattaaatataaaaggAGAAGAATGATAGCGAAAAAGTTCGATAAAAGGAGGATATAAAGTTGTAGGCTAATGTAACAATTAATGTTGAAGACTTTTTTTAGGGTTTATCTCTTGTAGTGCTTGAGCCTGACAAGAATCTCGAATCTGtaaaatatacaaattttatTAAGTTATTTTAAATAGTAAATGTCAAGAGAATAACAAACATAGATGTTATAAACATAAAGTTAGATATCTCGAGAAGTGGTGTTTGAGTTGCGTTTCAAGCTTTTTGATCACTCATAAAGTAGATTTCAAGTACAATATACTCTTCATCGAGATCTATCTTTACGAGGGATTAGAATATAGTTGGACATACGACTTTTCATGCATGCTTGAAACATATCTAACTAAAAaagtataattaagaaaataaaatagatataGAATTTAGCCATTCAAATGTAAGGACGGTTTATGATTTTGGTAATCTACATTGTTGAATTTTTCTTGGAGAGTTTATCTCATGTGATAGGTATTAGTTAGAGATGAAAATGTGAGTGCGACGAGTGCAGTGAATATTGCTTGATGCATCGTGACCGCGTGGTAATTAATGATAAACATGGGTAAATGTGTGGACGTATGTGGGTTATTGTCAGGTGGGGCGGATCCCATTCAACCAGCAGATAAGGAACTTCGAGAGCACGCTGGACGAGATAACGGACAGCCTGGGGGCGGACGACGTTGCGAACGCGATCGGGCGGTGCATATTCTTCGTGGGGATGGGGAGCAACGACTATCTCAACAATTACCTAATGCCCAACTACGCCACCCGCTCTCAGTACAATCCCCAGCAGTTCGCAGACTTGCTCATCCAGCAGTACTACGGCCAAGTCACTGTAAGTTCCCTCTTTCACTTTAATGCCTTCCGTCACTCAACAGTGTTTACTGCCACTAATTATATATTAATAGTGTGCCATCCCACCTTCTCCCACTGCGCTGTATTTAATTCCTCTCCCCTCCATCGGCCACTGCGCGTCCATTTGTTTGCGTGCCTGATGCGTCTGTGTCTATTTAAGGCGTGCTCTGCTTCCTTTGGCCTTTCCTTCCTGGCCTATAAAGCAAAGCATCTGCGGCTGCATGCATTTATAAACTTCTGCATGCTTTACCAAAAAGAGTAAAGATATTTTTAGTTAgttgtgaaaattttattttattttatttttaaataattataaatggAAAATAACTATTCCTTTTTAGCTTTTATGTCTTCGGAGTATTGCAAGAGCACCAGTTGATGCTACTAGTTCATCCATGTTACCCATTAATAATAAGGAAAACTAatccccagggtgtggttcaggtgataGTACGGGTTACgagagtgcctttcacgaggttaggtgttcaaaccctctcggaTTCGTTTCCGTCTCTGAACTCCTCAATTTactctccctttggagttgtgcggtcaacttcaaggggcatAGGATTAGTCACGTAGTCCGTAAACgaacacgtggatacccggtgcgtattccaaaaaaaaaaaaaaaaaggaaaactacACAAATTCTCTCCAATAATAATTTTATGTTTGACTCAAAAATAAGTTGGTGCCTACTAGTTTTACAATAATTATTAGTTTTTATTGACAAAATGTGTTAGGAAGACCAAATATTCTCAtgaccaattaattaattaattgggttAGGATAGTAATCAATTGAAttaatatttatacatatttcaaGGCTTGCTTCCTCTTCTTGAGTAACATACAATTTAAATCAATGCTCTGTGTGCGATCACAGATGCCACGTTCCTATGAGAGCTCATTAGTAACagttt
The sequence above is a segment of the Malania oleifera isolate guangnan ecotype guangnan chromosome 8, ASM2987363v1, whole genome shotgun sequence genome. Coding sequences within it:
- the LOC131161773 gene encoding GDSL esterase/lipase At1g71691, with the translated sequence MGSLRFSAVYALTLMAVVMMSSSGAVSGQGDPSIGSASGGAAGGAEMVPAMFVFGDSLIDNGNNNDLPSFAKANYFPYGIDFNGGPTGRFSNGYTIVDEIAELLGLPLIPAHSEASGEQVLHGVNYASAAAGILDATGRNFVGRIPFNQQIRNFESTLDEITDSLGADDVANAIGRCIFFVGMGSNDYLNNYLMPNYATRSQYNPQQFADLLIQQYYGQVTSLYNLGARRFVLAGLGQMGCIPSILAQNQNGRCSAEVNQLVAPFNANIKTMVTDLNAKLPAAKFIYVDIYHMFVDLLANSQAYGITETNRGCCGVGRNGGQITCLPFQTPCANRRQYVFWDAFHPTETVNIILGRNAFTGNQNYAYPINIQQLANLDLQPN